One Dehalococcoidales bacterium DNA window includes the following coding sequences:
- a CDS encoding fused MFS/spermidine synthase — TVFIAGGGEGATLREILSHNTVSKAVMVDIDAGVIDICRQFLPEYSRGAVADTRTELYHVDARDYLEKCGESFDIIIIDLTEPVEEGPAYLLYTREFYRMVRERLTANGMISVQAGSASLNELLCFSSVYQTLKSVFPSVLPYQTHVPSFGGPWGFCLAGTNTPILSPEEIDNRIAIRSLKHLEFYDGQTHRGMFALPKYLREELEEQTRLITDSQPLYIYNS; from the coding sequence GACGGTATTTATCGCCGGGGGCGGGGAGGGCGCCACCTTAAGGGAGATATTATCCCACAATACGGTGAGTAAAGCGGTGATGGTTGACATCGATGCCGGGGTAATCGATATCTGCCGGCAGTTCCTGCCTGAATACAGCCGTGGCGCCGTTGCCGACACACGTACCGAGCTATACCATGTTGACGCCCGGGACTACCTGGAGAAATGCGGCGAGAGCTTTGACATCATTATCATCGACCTGACCGAACCTGTTGAAGAAGGGCCCGCTTACCTGCTCTACACCCGGGAATTCTACCGGATGGTACGGGAACGGCTTACGGCTAACGGTATGATCAGTGTCCAGGCCGGTTCCGCCAGCCTGAACGAACTATTATGTTTCTCATCGGTCTACCAGACACTGAAGAGTGTTTTCCCCTCCGTCCTCCCCTACCAGACGCATGTCCCCTCTTTTGGCGGTCCCTGGGGGTTCTGCCTGGCAGGAACGAATACCCCCATTCTATCACCGGAAGAGATTGATAACCGGATTGCCATCCGCTCCCTGAAACACCTGGAATTCTACGACGGACAGACCCACCGGGGGATGTTCGCCCTGCCCAAATACCTCAGAGAAGAGCTAGAGGAACAAACGAGGTTAATCACCGACAGCCAGCCGCTGTATATTTACAACAGCTGA